Proteins encoded within one genomic window of Brachybacterium sp. P6-10-X1:
- a CDS encoding beta-galactosidase family protein codes for MTALLQPTPDGFLRAGEPHLVISGAIHYFRVHPEQWRDRLRRLVAMGCNTVETYVAWNVHQPSADVVDFDGLADLGRFLDIAAEEGLEAIVRPGPYICAEWENGGFPGWLLADRNLRLRNRNAPYLAQVDAWFDQLIPVIAARQASRGGPVVMVQVENEYGSFGDDTAYLAHLRDGLIARGVDELLVTSDGPARTWLTGGTVDGALATVNFGSRALQVLEMAERELPAQPQMCMEFWNGWFDHWGEEHHERTGGDAAGELADMLAAGMSVNVYMAHGGTNFGLRAGANHDGALQPTTTSYDYDAPIAENGELTEKFRAFREVVSRHRELPPLPEHLQQLGLAAVPARLPASEVRMEKTIALRGTERFARPATVHPTPPSFEDIGLERGLLRLSRDIEIAAVERDGHLEISALQLYDLHDRAWVYIDGIYVGATGVVGDEQRDIDPALVELSPFAGRLLPRGGHRIVRVEILVENLGRVNFGPYLGERKGILGGVWQSVRFLNDWEADPWPLEDMADELAALVEAGPELEDREHAGARAGTGARADDVASADDRGEAVLDDALPVLVSASFTAGEQADAFLDVSGAGHGVAYVNGFCVGRYWNIGPQQTLYVPAPVVRAGRNEVLLLDLEKRPTHLALAEQHVFGRTDG; via the coding sequence ATGACCGCCCTGCTGCAGCCCACCCCGGACGGATTCCTCCGCGCGGGGGAACCCCACCTCGTGATCTCCGGGGCGATCCACTACTTCCGCGTCCACCCCGAGCAGTGGCGCGATCGCCTGCGCCGCCTGGTCGCGATGGGGTGCAACACCGTGGAGACCTACGTGGCCTGGAACGTCCACCAGCCCTCTGCGGATGTCGTCGACTTCGACGGCCTCGCGGACCTGGGCCGCTTCCTCGACATCGCGGCGGAGGAGGGTCTCGAGGCGATCGTGCGCCCGGGGCCCTACATCTGCGCCGAATGGGAGAATGGCGGTTTCCCCGGCTGGCTCCTCGCCGACCGCAATCTACGACTGCGCAACCGCAATGCGCCCTACCTGGCGCAGGTCGACGCCTGGTTCGACCAGCTGATCCCGGTGATCGCCGCGCGGCAGGCGAGCCGCGGCGGCCCCGTCGTGATGGTCCAGGTCGAGAACGAGTACGGCAGCTTCGGCGACGACACCGCCTACCTCGCGCACCTGCGCGACGGCCTGATCGCGCGCGGCGTCGACGAACTGCTGGTGACCTCCGACGGTCCCGCGCGCACGTGGCTGACCGGTGGCACGGTCGACGGGGCGCTGGCCACCGTGAACTTCGGATCCCGCGCTCTGCAGGTGCTCGAGATGGCCGAGCGAGAACTGCCCGCTCAGCCGCAGATGTGCATGGAGTTCTGGAACGGCTGGTTCGACCACTGGGGCGAGGAGCATCACGAGCGCACCGGGGGTGACGCCGCCGGGGAGCTGGCCGACATGCTCGCAGCCGGCATGAGCGTGAACGTCTACATGGCCCACGGCGGCACCAACTTCGGCCTGCGCGCCGGCGCCAACCACGACGGCGCCCTGCAGCCGACCACCACCAGCTACGACTACGACGCCCCGATCGCGGAGAACGGTGAGCTCACGGAGAAGTTCCGTGCCTTCCGCGAGGTGGTCTCCCGCCACCGCGAGCTGCCCCCGCTCCCGGAACATCTGCAGCAGCTCGGTCTCGCCGCCGTGCCCGCTCGACTGCCCGCGTCCGAGGTGAGGATGGAGAAGACCATCGCGCTGCGCGGCACCGAGCGCTTCGCCCGGCCCGCCACCGTGCACCCGACCCCGCCCTCCTTCGAGGACATCGGCCTCGAGCGCGGCCTGCTGCGCCTGAGCCGCGACATCGAGATCGCCGCCGTCGAGCGGGACGGCCACCTCGAGATCTCCGCGCTGCAGCTGTATGACCTGCATGATCGAGCCTGGGTCTACATCGACGGGATCTACGTCGGTGCGACCGGCGTGGTGGGCGACGAACAGCGGGACATCGATCCCGCCCTCGTCGAGCTCAGCCCGTTCGCGGGCCGCCTGCTGCCGCGCGGCGGGCACCGCATCGTGCGGGTGGAGATCCTGGTCGAGAACCTGGGGCGCGTGAACTTCGGGCCCTATCTGGGTGAGCGCAAGGGGATCCTGGGCGGCGTGTGGCAGTCGGTCCGCTTCCTCAACGACTGGGAGGCCGATCCCTGGCCGCTGGAGGACATGGCCGACGAGCTCGCCGCCCTGGTCGAGGCCGGGCCGGAGCTGGAGGACCGGGAGCACGCCGGAGCGCGTGCCGGGACCGGGGCGCGCGCTGACGATGTCGCGAGCGCCGATGACCGGGGAGAGGCCGTCCTCGATGACGCGTTGCCCGTCCTGGTCAGCGCCTCCTTCACAGCGGGCGAGCAGGCGGACGCCTTCCTCGACGTCTCCGGGGCCGGCCACGGCGTCGCCTACGTGAACGGCTTCTGCGTGGGCCGCTACTGGAACATCGGTCCGCAGCAGACCCTCTACGTGCCGGCACCGGTGGTGCGTGCAGGCCGCAATGAGGTGCTGCTGCTGGACCTCGAGAAGCGCCCGACGCACCTCGCGCTCGCCGAGCAGCACGTGTTCGGGCGGACGGACGGCTGA
- a CDS encoding ABC transporter ATP-binding protein has translation MGIFAVGAWCIRQAWAAAPRMVAAAVVLGLLVAAVPSLQVVLMAQFVGALTGADSFDDVAMPFAGLVLLIAFTGPVEAIAGTMQWRVVDLIGLRSKREIADTLATLPPTVLADPVAAADIEAGNKAAEEEIAFLYPFVLSLLRDILSVVGVFLTLATMSPLAAVFVLVSLLPMLLASQRISRISSRMWDDVGKLYWRSRYLHQHLVTTASSIELTSLGANGQISSKVAGTIGQITARKAQTYLPMLSWRLLAGAATSLLLAGALAALVVGVHYGPAAAGGVYGVMAAMGAVGSLGSNLGNIVEGSAPYERYQKLLGMRREARDPSLALDAHSLVVTDVSHTYEGQETPSLVGLDLRIDKGRIVALVGVNGAGKTTAVNSIVGTLDPQLGAISIDGRTRADMPFQEWVGHFGALTQEFGRYELTVRESLQLGTPRRDVTDAEMWAALEAANAARMVREFADGLDQQLGSQWDGGVGLSGGQWQRISLARIHLRAAPIWILDEPTSAIDAEAEQDIFRELQRSKADRITIVVSHRAWTLRGMDEILVVDEGRVIERGRYDELLGRGGRFTEIFAEQAA, from the coding sequence ATGGGGATCTTCGCGGTCGGGGCGTGGTGCATCAGGCAGGCATGGGCGGCGGCGCCCCGCATGGTCGCGGCCGCCGTGGTCCTGGGCCTCCTCGTCGCGGCCGTCCCCTCGCTGCAGGTCGTGCTCATGGCGCAGTTCGTCGGCGCCCTCACCGGAGCGGACAGCTTCGACGACGTCGCCATGCCGTTCGCGGGACTCGTGCTGCTGATCGCCTTCACCGGGCCCGTCGAGGCGATCGCCGGCACCATGCAGTGGCGCGTCGTGGACCTCATCGGCCTGCGCTCCAAGCGGGAGATCGCCGACACCCTGGCGACGCTGCCCCCGACGGTGCTGGCGGACCCGGTCGCCGCGGCCGACATCGAAGCCGGCAACAAGGCCGCCGAGGAGGAGATCGCCTTCCTCTACCCCTTCGTGCTGAGCCTGCTGCGCGACATCCTGTCGGTGGTCGGGGTGTTCCTCACCCTGGCCACGATGAGCCCGCTGGCCGCGGTGTTCGTCCTGGTCTCCCTGCTCCCGATGCTGCTGGCCTCGCAGCGGATCTCCCGCATCAGCTCGAGGATGTGGGATGACGTCGGCAAGCTCTACTGGCGATCGCGGTATCTCCACCAGCATCTGGTCACGACGGCGTCGTCGATCGAGCTGACCTCCCTCGGCGCCAATGGCCAGATCTCCTCGAAGGTCGCCGGGACGATCGGGCAGATCACCGCACGCAAGGCGCAGACCTACCTCCCCATGCTCTCCTGGCGACTGCTCGCGGGGGCGGCGACCTCGCTCCTGCTGGCCGGTGCGCTCGCCGCGCTCGTGGTGGGCGTGCACTACGGACCGGCCGCCGCCGGCGGCGTCTACGGGGTGATGGCCGCGATGGGGGCGGTGGGCTCCCTGGGCTCGAACCTCGGGAACATCGTCGAGGGCAGCGCTCCCTACGAGCGCTACCAGAAGCTGCTGGGCATGCGGCGCGAGGCACGCGACCCCTCGCTCGCCCTGGATGCGCACTCCCTCGTGGTCACGGACGTCTCCCATACCTACGAAGGGCAGGAGACCCCCTCGCTCGTCGGCCTCGACCTGCGCATCGACAAGGGCCGCATCGTCGCGCTGGTGGGCGTCAACGGCGCGGGCAAGACCACCGCGGTGAACTCCATCGTGGGCACCTTGGACCCGCAGCTCGGGGCCATCTCGATCGATGGCCGCACCCGCGCGGACATGCCCTTCCAGGAATGGGTGGGCCACTTCGGCGCCCTCACCCAGGAGTTCGGCCGCTACGAGCTGACCGTACGGGAATCGCTGCAGCTGGGCACCCCGCGCCGCGACGTCACCGACGCGGAGATGTGGGCGGCGCTGGAGGCGGCGAACGCCGCGCGCATGGTGCGCGAGTTCGCGGACGGGCTGGACCAGCAGCTCGGTTCCCAGTGGGACGGGGGCGTGGGGCTCTCCGGCGGACAGTGGCAGCGCATCTCCCTCGCGCGCATCCACCTGCGCGCAGCACCGATCTGGATCCTCGACGAGCCCACCAGCGCGATCGACGCCGAGGCCGAGCAGGACATCTTCCGCGAGCTGCAGCGTTCGAAGGCGGATCGCATCACCATCGTCGTCTCCCACCGCGCGTGGACCCTGCGCGGGATGGACGAGATCCTGGTGGTCGACGAGGGCCGAGTGATCGAGCGCGGCCGTTACGACGAGCTGCTCGGCCGGGGCGGGCGCTTCACGGAGATCTTCGCGGAGCAGGCGGCCTGA
- a CDS encoding beta-galactosidase, whose amino-acid sequence MPAARPWPLGVDGIAYGGDYNPEQWPREVRLEDVELMREAGVTLVSVAIFAWATLEPREGEYDLAWLDEVMDSLGEAGIKVALATATASPPPWLTRHHPEILPVTEDGTTLGPGGRQAYAVSSPLFREYALRMTRMMAERYGDHPALALWHVDNELGCHVPHDYSEHAAVAFRGWLERRYGTVERLNEAWGTAFWSQRYDSFHEILPPRAAPTDPNPTQQLDFARYSSDELLAHYRALRGVLREVTPQIPATTNVMLSSATKWMDYFSWAGDVDVVANDHYLIAADPRGQIELALAADLSRGVAGGDPWILMEHSTSAVNWQARNRAKGPAEMLRNSLSHVARGADGIMFFQWRQSRAGAEKFHSAMLPHAGQESEVWRSTVALGRALEALAPVHGSRVLNRVAIVMDYPSWWGSELDSHPTQALRYSEELLRWYTALWDLGVGVDLVPTGTDLTGYDLVVAPTLYTVSDEDAERLAEAARAGTQVVITFFSGIVDENDHVRLGGYPGAFRELLGVRSEEFHPLVEGEIRHLDDGTAADLWSEKTHLEGAEAVRTWADGPLHGWPAVTRQVVGDGAGWYVAARPSADGLETLLGEIVAAAGVEPTVPGLHRDVEAVRRFAEDGITYLFVLNHSEGDQVVQVSGYEMLSGADAEGALTVPAGSAAVIQES is encoded by the coding sequence ATGCCTGCTGCACGCCCCTGGCCCCTCGGAGTCGACGGAATCGCCTACGGCGGTGACTACAACCCGGAGCAGTGGCCCCGCGAGGTGCGGCTGGAGGACGTCGAGCTGATGCGCGAGGCCGGGGTCACCCTGGTCAGCGTCGCGATCTTCGCCTGGGCGACGCTCGAGCCGCGCGAAGGCGAGTACGACCTCGCCTGGCTCGACGAGGTCATGGATTCCCTCGGCGAGGCGGGCATCAAGGTGGCCCTGGCCACCGCGACCGCCTCTCCGCCGCCGTGGCTGACCCGCCACCACCCGGAGATCCTCCCCGTCACCGAGGACGGCACCACGCTCGGCCCGGGCGGGCGGCAGGCCTACGCCGTCTCCTCGCCGCTGTTCCGCGAGTACGCGCTGCGGATGACCCGCATGATGGCCGAGCGCTACGGCGACCATCCTGCGCTCGCGCTGTGGCACGTGGACAACGAGCTGGGCTGCCACGTCCCGCACGACTACTCCGAGCACGCCGCCGTCGCCTTCCGCGGCTGGCTCGAGCGCCGCTACGGCACCGTCGAGCGGCTCAACGAGGCGTGGGGCACTGCCTTCTGGTCGCAGCGCTACGACTCCTTCCACGAGATCCTGCCGCCGCGCGCGGCACCCACCGATCCCAACCCCACCCAGCAGCTGGACTTCGCCCGCTACTCCAGCGACGAGCTGCTGGCCCACTACCGCGCCCTGCGCGGGGTGCTGCGGGAGGTCACCCCGCAGATCCCTGCGACGACGAACGTCATGCTCTCCTCGGCGACCAAGTGGATGGACTACTTCTCCTGGGCGGGCGACGTCGACGTGGTCGCCAACGACCATTACCTGATCGCCGCCGACCCGCGCGGACAGATCGAGCTGGCCCTGGCGGCGGACCTCTCCCGCGGCGTCGCGGGCGGGGACCCCTGGATCCTCATGGAGCACTCCACCTCCGCCGTGAACTGGCAGGCCCGCAACCGTGCCAAGGGTCCCGCGGAGATGCTGCGCAATTCGCTCTCGCACGTCGCGCGCGGAGCCGACGGGATCATGTTCTTCCAGTGGCGCCAGTCCCGCGCCGGCGCCGAGAAGTTCCACTCGGCGATGCTTCCCCACGCCGGCCAGGAGTCCGAGGTCTGGCGCAGCACGGTCGCGCTGGGTCGGGCGCTGGAGGCTCTCGCCCCCGTCCACGGCAGCCGGGTGCTGAACCGGGTCGCGATCGTCATGGACTATCCCTCCTGGTGGGGCAGCGAGCTGGACTCCCACCCCACCCAGGCGCTGCGCTACAGCGAGGAGCTGCTGCGCTGGTACACGGCGCTGTGGGACCTCGGCGTCGGGGTCGATCTGGTGCCGACGGGAACCGATCTGACCGGCTACGACCTGGTGGTCGCCCCCACGCTGTACACGGTGAGCGACGAGGACGCCGAGCGCCTGGCGGAGGCCGCCCGCGCCGGGACGCAGGTCGTGATCACCTTCTTCTCCGGGATCGTCGATGAGAACGACCACGTGCGCCTGGGCGGCTACCCGGGTGCGTTCCGCGAGTTGCTCGGCGTGCGCAGCGAGGAGTTCCATCCGCTGGTCGAGGGCGAGATCCGTCATCTCGACGACGGCACGGCCGCGGATCTGTGGAGCGAGAAGACGCACCTCGAGGGTGCCGAGGCCGTGCGCACCTGGGCCGACGGGCCGCTGCACGGCTGGCCCGCGGTCACCCGCCAGGTGGTGGGTGACGGTGCGGGCTGGTACGTGGCCGCTCGCCCGTCGGCCGACGGGTTGGAGACGCTGCTGGGCGAGATCGTCGCGGCCGCCGGTGTGGAGCCGACGGTGCCGGGACTGCACCGCGACGTCGAGGCGGTGCGCCGCTTCGCCGAGGACGGCATCACCTACTTGTTCGTCCTGAACCACTCCGAGGGCGACCAGGTGGTGCAGGTCAGCGGGTACGAGATGCTCAGCGGTGCCGATGCGGAGGGCGCGCTGACGGTGCCTGCCGGCTCGGCCGCCGTGATCCAGGAGAGCTGA